The Nitrososphaerales archaeon DNA window CCACGTCGCAGCAAGCCTGAAGCCTTCTGGAAGCACAGAGTCGACTATCGGCGAGAACGCGGAGATGGACTTGCCCGACCTGTGGACTAGCCTCGAGACAACCGAGTCCATCGCCTCCTGGTCGGGGAAACTCACGTTGGTCTCGAGCCAACCGTTGGCGTTCATCCTCCTGTGCCAGACCTTGACCGGCCTCAACACGCCTTCACAGGAGACGTCTTCGATCTCTCCGTCCCTGAGCAGTGGGTCTAACAGCCAGTAGCCCAGGATGTCCCTCGCCAAGAAGTGCGTCGCGGCCTGGAGCTCCTCAGAGGTGACTTCCTTTAGCATTCCGAACCTCTCCATCTCAGCGATGAGATACCCTATCGGGTCCAGGTCAACGACAGGAGAGGGAGCCAGCCAAGTGGAGAGGGAAGATATCGCAGCGGAGACAACCGACCTCAACCTCGGGTCCAGGTACGGTTCCTTGACCAAGTAGAGCCACCTCCCTGCCGCGTCGTAGATGTAGACGGCGAAGGAGCTTCTGTAACTGACGCCGCTTCTGGCCGGGATTTCGTACTGGACGAGATAGTTTGAGAGCACCCTGCCCTCCCTCGGCGGGTCGAACGGGAGGACATCGGGAGGCGACACCTCCGCATTCGCGCGGTCGCGGATTTCAGACAGACGCGCCAAGCGAGACACCCCCCATCACGATAGTCACCTGACCCTTCTCTGCCGCCGGTAGCGAGACGATGCACAGCGACCCTGACCAGTCGCCCCCACAGTTGAAGGACCAACTCGCGGTCTCCCCGTTGATGAAGACCGCCTGGACTGGGGCGCTCTCCCATCCGTAGTCGTACAGCCAAACGTAGGTCCCCGAGCTGTTGGACTGTGTGCCTACCACGTCGACGAGCATACCCGCTTCGCGCTGCCGTTGCTCCCCTGCAGTGGAGACAAGCTCGGCGGCGTTGTGGATGGAGAGGAGGGCTACGGCAGAAGTCCCGGCGAGGAGGGCGATGGTTATCGCGAGCATGGATACGGAGCCGACGACTTCGCCGATGCCCGGCCTAGAATCCGTACGTCTCAACTCTCCCGGTGAACGCAATGGAAATCTCGTGGCCTGACGTCCTGAAGGGAACCAGAAAGACGAAAGACTGCGAGGCGGTCTGCTCCATGGGGACGGCCGACAGGAGGCTAGATGGGTAGGTGGGAGTGACACCACCGGGCAGGGTTACCTGGCAGGTCGACGAGTTGGAGATAGTCACCTCATGCCATCCCTGGGTGACGGAGAGCGAGGCAGTACTGTCGCCATCAATCCAAGTGGCTCCGTTGGCTGCTACTTCCAACACGCCGGCGCCAGAGTAGACGGAGAAGAATGTGGTGAAGCCCGGGCCGCAGAGCAAATCCGTCGTGGAGTACCCTGACCCGCTCAGGTCGAGTATCCCATTAAGGGAGGAAGCTGCGTCAAGCCTGAACTCTGCAACGGAAGAAGGGGCCGAAGACGTGACCTCAAGAGTGAGCACTGAAGGAGCACCGTACACCTCATATTCGCTTGAGGAGTAGACCGGTTGAGCCTGGACCGGAAACCTGGCTTGTGAGTAGACGGTGTAAGAGAGGGCTAGCGTGACTGCAACGATAATCAATGCCGAGTAGACTTCCGCCACCGCCCTAGCGGCCGCACTATGCCTGGACCGCAAAGGCTCTCGCAAGCTGGTCGGACACCAAGGTTAGGGTGTACGTTGAGAAACCAGGGAGTGTCAAGCCGGTCAGAGTGAACTTCAGAGAGACAACGTCACCTGGTTTCAGTGTCGGGCTTCCTGCTATCACGGAAGCGTTGGTTCCGAGCTTGAAGTGCTCGCTATTGGATTGATACTGGAAGAGTACTTCGGAGAGGGTGAGCTGGACGTTTCCGTCGTTCTTGACATCCACGACCAGCGTCTGTCCGTCCCCGCCTACGCTCGCGTCAAGAAGAGACATAGACGGGTTCCTCACCTCCGCCGTCACCACCTGCCTGAACTGCGTGTAGAGCACACCTCCGAGCGCGAGGGTTATCGCCACCAGGACGACGGTTGCGATGAAAGGGCTGATACCCTTGCGGCTTGACACGCAAGATTAGCGTCGTCAGTTATTTAACCTCCAACCGCTCAGGCGCTTCCGAAGATTAGGAAGGAGATCAGGGCCGAAGCCAGCAGTGGCGGGACCCCAACCATGCTCCGCAGAGATTGGGAGTACGCCTTCGAGACGATGAGTCCCGCCAACAGCGAGGAAGCCACTATGGAGCCACCGGTGCCCGAGGCGCCGCTCTGGATCGCAAAAAGGGGAAGGACTGGGCCTAGCGATTGCATGCTGCGCAGGAACCAGAAGGAGGCTGAAGAGACGACCGGGACGACGACGCCCAGGAGGGCGAATGGAATTACGGAAGCCTGTATCGACCTGCGTGCATCGGAAAGCCTCCTGAAGGACAGGGAGAGTTTGTCGAGCTGGTCGTAGCCCCCGCCCGTCTCGAAGGAGACAGCAAGAAGCGCGAACGAGACCTTCACCAGCCACGACGGATGGGCCAGTCTTCTTCGAGCGGCGAGGGGCGACTGGCCGAGTAAGAGCAGCCTGGAGAACGCGGATAGGTCATCCCCGATTGACCTGAATCCCGCGGAACCGTCGATGAGCCTTGAAAGGGCCGGGGGCAACTCGACCCCTGCCCTGGTCAATTCGGCAAGGTCGTGCAACATTACCGCAACTTCCTTCTCGCCTTCACCCAACCTTCCAAAGAAGCCACGAACGCGGTATTCGTAAGCGGAGGCGCACCCTAAGCTCAGGGCTGCCGCGACCACAGAGTCGATCAAGCCTGCCTGATACAGCGCCAGAATCACGAGGAAGCCGAGAACAAGACAGACGAGGAGGGCCGGTGGATAGCGTGCGTCGTGGGACGGAGGTTGGGCGAAATCCATCCAGAGCAACAGAGCAACTGTCACTACCGAGAGCAAGGCGAGAGAGGTGAGCAGGAGGAATGAGGCGCCCACGCCTGGAAAGGTCCCTGCTATCATCTGGACGCCCACCGGGAAGACTGCCAAGAAAATGAAAGAAACCTCGGTCATGGACGACAGGAGAGCTGTGAACGAACGCCAGCGGTCCTCCTGAGTTGTCAGGAACCTCTCTGACTCGACCCTCACAAACTCGTGAACGTCTCTGCCTGTCTCAAGTGTCGTCAGGTACCCGTGGATGAACTCTCTCAGTTGGCGGCTGGGGTGGGACACGAAGGTCCTTTCTGCCGTCCCCAGTTCCGGCTCGATCCCGTAGGTGAGGTTCCTGGCTAGGTTCTGCGCCTCCGCGAAGAAAGCCGGGAAGATCTCGGGGCCCAGCTGTTCGATCTTCTTGAATGCGTCTGGAAGGTTGGCGTACGACTCGTGGGAGAGGATGAAGAAAAGCATGGCTACGAACGGCAGCTCGCCCTCGACCGCCCGCCTACGCCGCGAAGTTCTGTGGACTATCACCAAGACGGAAGAGACTTGCACCGGCAGGAGAGCCGCTGAAATTGGGAGCCAGATCGTTGTAGGAAGAACAGCGAAGGTAACAAGCTGGAAGATCGCGGGAATTGCTGCGACAGCGATGGCGAACCTCGCGAAGACGGAGGGGGTGACGAAGAGCATCGCGGCCTCAAGTCTAGGGGCGAAGAACGAGAGGACGGACGAGGGCGGATCGACCGGAAATAGCTTCGAGGCCGCCCCAACTACGGTCTCTATCCGGGGCACGCAAGAGATTCTGGCGGCGCTTATAAGCCGCGCCGAGGTCTGAATTGCGCTGTGTATTCGCAGATCCTCATCTGCGCTTCGCTCGCAGTCGCAGCCTATCAGGATATCAATGACAGGTCTGTTTACGACCTCGTCTGGCTGCCGGCATTAGCCGGTGCGGCTTTGGTCGCGTTCGGGGAATACCCGGACCTGCAACTCTTCCTGGTGAAGGTCGCCATCGTCGGGGGCATTGCGCTCGTCTTCACTCTTGCCGGCTACCTCGGTCAGGCGGACGCGATTGCCATGGTGCTCGTCGCAGCGGACCCCTATCGTCTCTCACCGATACCTCCGCTCTTCGCAGCAGCGGTGATTGCTTTAGGCCACATAGGCTACGAGTTTGCTGTGGGCAACGCGAGGGGGACAAAGACGATACCCATCGAGAAGTTCTTGAAGGAGCAGAGGTGGATACCGAAGGCAGTGTTGGCTGACGGAAGGCGAACAGAGATGAGCAAGGATGTTAACGTGGCAAGAGAGGAAGCAGCGACAAACTCGATGCGCGGCTCCAGCGTTGAGGTGACATACGGCGTCCCAACGGTCGCTTACCTCGGTGTGGGATACGTCGTGTTCCTGGTCTACCTTCTCTTCTTCAATACTCCCGCCTTCGTTTCTCTCCCATGATTCATTGTGGCGTCTCCCTTCCGCCGAAGGGCATGGGTCTCCGCTCTCGCAAGTCATAATTACACCCAAGAGGGCAGCGTTGCGAATTGGTCTTCATCGTGCTGGAGGGGTTCTCGGGTACGGGTAAGACCACTCTCGCAAAGCGACTGGAGGAGCAAGGATGGATTCGGCTAAAGGAGTCGGCTCACGCAGTCCCGAAGCAAGTGCCAGTCGCGGAGAGGGCCGACACGTATGCGGACTACAGCCTCCTCGGCGCGACAATGGTCTACGCGTCTGAAATCTCAAAGCTGCGTGGGAAGAGGAGGTTGGTCTCCGAAGGGTACCTCCTGTCCGACCTGGCCTACGCGAGGATAAGGTATGACTTGAAGAAAAGCAGGGCCTTCCCTGCCATGCTCTCCCTCTGCAAGCAGATCATTTCGGAGCCTGCCATGCGACCCGACCTCTACATACTACTCAAGGCAAGGACAGGAACGATTAGCGCACGGCAGAAGAGGAAGAACAGTAGGGAGAAGAATCTGAACGATTTCTTCAGGAAACGCTACTACTCTGCAATCCAGGACATTCACGAGAGGCTAGGGGAGGACAGGGTGGAAATCGTCTACACGGACTCCGACTCCAGCGCTACGCTGGGCGAGATCCACGCCCGCCTCAAGAAGAGGAAGCTGGAAACGTGAAGAAGACGCCGTGACCAACTGGGAGAAGCTCCTGACAGACGCCACTTCGCGCGTTCAGGAAGCTGTGAACGCGGTCCTTCAGGGAAGCGAGAAATCGAAGGTCTTGGGGGTGGGAGCTTCAGGTGACTTGACCCTGGTCGCCGACAGCAGAGCAGAGAGAGAGCTGATCGATTCACTCACTCAGGCCATCGATGTACGAATACTCAGCGAGGAGATTGGGCAGCTAGGCGCGAAGGACGCTCGCTATCTGGCCGTGCTGGACCCGCTAGATGGCTCCTCCAATTTCAGCAGGGGCATACCGTTCTACTGCACATCTGTCGGTGTAATAGAAGGGAACAGATTGAGGGAGGAAAAATACGCCCTTGTGCGGAACCTTGTAACGGGCGACGTCTATTACGCTGAAGCAGGCAATGGTGCAAGAAAGAACGGCAAGCGCATCAGGGCATCCAGCTTGGGGGAGGTCTCCGAGGCGGTGGTCGGGGTGGACATCTCGAGGGCGTCCCCAGCAGTGATCGAGGAAACCGTTCCTTTGATTGCATCAATCAAGCGGCAGGTCCACTTCGGAGCGAACGCTCTCGAACTTTGCCTCGTTGCCGAGGGGATTCTGGACGCGTTTGTGGACATCAGGGGAAAGATGAGAGTGACCGACTTCGCAGCTGCCCATCTCATCGCAAGGGAAGCTGGCGCCGTGATTACCTCCGCTGAGGCCAAGGAAATCGACCCGCAAATCGAGCTTGGCTCAAGGTTTGGCTACGTCGCAGCGGGGAATGAGACACTCCACAGGCAGCTCATCTCGAGACTCCGCTCTCACGCAAGGTAGGCCCTCAACTCTACCAGACTCGCGAAGTTGTAGTTTGGCTTCGGGTCCTTCACCGCGTCCCGACCGACAAGAGCGACGTCCAATCCGACCTTCCTCGCGCAGACCACATCGTTGAGCCTGTCGCCAGTGAAGAGAGTCGCCCTGGCCTCCGCGCCGAGCCTGTTCAGTGCGATCAAGAGCTGCTCGGACCTGTCCATGGAGTCCTCCCTCGTGACTACTGCTTCAAAGAGGTCGTCCAGCTTGTGCTTCTGGAGTATCTCCCCACACGCCTTCTTTCCCTGCAAAGTGACAAGGGCGATTCTAGCCACCTCGAAGAGGGAATACAGCAGCTCAGAGGCGCCCGGCATCGCCTTTGCAGAGCCCACAGCTCTGAGCTCGTAGGAATCGATGACCGACAGCAGACGTTCCCTCATCCCGGGCTTGCTGGCGGCGAGCTGCTGGAGCTTCAGGAAGAGGGGCGTATCGCTAAAGTCCTCGCCGACCAGCGCAGAAATCTCTCTCCTCACCCCTGCCCAGTCTACGGGTATCGAGAACAGAGTCCCGTCGAGGTCGAAGATGTAGGAGCGGTACTCTCCTACCTTTACAGCACTCTTTCCTTCCATCCGTCCTCCCTCCAAAGCAGAACCCCTGAATCGATGTTCCTGATCATGTAGTAACCGGCCGGGAGCAGGTCGTGTTTCGGAGCCCCTGTCGGGGGCCCTTCTCCCATGCCGAGCCTCACGTAGAGGTCGGCCAAGTTGGAGTACCAGGGGAGCTTGAGGTGCTTGAGAGCGACGTATCCCCATAGCGGCATGGTCGTGTGGAACTTCCCAGAATCGACCTCTGTCACACACGGTCTCCCTTCGGAGTCTTCCTTCATGTCCACAGAGAATGCGCCCTGCGGCGTCTTCGCGATCGCCATGACCGCCTTTTCTCCCACGCTGTTGGTCCTTCGGTCGTGGACAGTCCGTGCTACGGAGGGTGTCCCAGTTATCCCAGAGGGTGAAACGTGCTTGAGAGGATACTCAAGCCTCTCCCTGCAGTACGAGGTGACAAGTTTTCCCCCATCCCATATGCTGTCCCAGGCGATGTTCCTGCCGGGGAGGAACTCCTGGATGATGAACTCGTCTGCCGGCACTCCCTTCTCGTTCCAGAGCGCCACCCAGTGAAGAGCCTCGCTGCTGGAGTCGCACTGAAGGCTCAGCCTGGCCCCGGCACCGTGCCTGGCTCTAATCCACAGGGGCGGCGACCGCCTCTCGAACGCCTTCTCGACGTCGGAGAGCCTCGAGACAGGGAAGGTGCGCGCGACGGGAACATCAGATTCCTCCAGCTT harbors:
- a CDS encoding type II secretion system F family protein, giving the protein MPRIETVVGAASKLFPVDPPSSVLSFFAPRLEAAMLFVTPSVFARFAIAVAAIPAIFQLVTFAVLPTTIWLPISAALLPVQVSSVLVIVHRTSRRRRAVEGELPFVAMLFFILSHESYANLPDAFKKIEQLGPEIFPAFFAEAQNLARNLTYGIEPELGTAERTFVSHPSRQLREFIHGYLTTLETGRDVHEFVRVESERFLTTQEDRWRSFTALLSSMTEVSFIFLAVFPVGVQMIAGTFPGVGASFLLLTSLALLSVVTVALLLWMDFAQPPSHDARYPPALLVCLVLGFLVILALYQAGLIDSVVAAALSLGCASAYEYRVRGFFGRLGEGEKEVAVMLHDLAELTRAGVELPPALSRLIDGSAGFRSIGDDLSAFSRLLLLGQSPLAARRRLAHPSWLVKVSFALLAVSFETGGGYDQLDKLSLSFRRLSDARRSIQASVIPFALLGVVVPVVSSASFWFLRSMQSLGPVLPLFAIQSGASGTGGSIVASSLLAGLIVSKAYSQSLRSMVGVPPLLASALISFLIFGSA
- a CDS encoding HAD hydrolase-like protein; translation: MEGKSAVKVGEYRSYIFDLDGTLFSIPVDWAGVRREISALVGEDFSDTPLFLKLQQLAASKPGMRERLLSVIDSYELRAVGSAKAMPGASELLYSLFEVARIALVTLQGKKACGEILQKHKLDDLFEAVVTREDSMDRSEQLLIALNRLGAEARATLFTGDRLNDVVCARKVGLDVALVGRDAVKDPKPNYNFASLVELRAYLA
- a CDS encoding AAA family ATPase, with translation MVFIVLEGFSGTGKTTLAKRLEEQGWIRLKESAHAVPKQVPVAERADTYADYSLLGATMVYASEISKLRGKRRLVSEGYLLSDLAYARIRYDLKKSRAFPAMLSLCKQIISEPAMRPDLYILLKARTGTISARQKRKNSREKNLNDFFRKRYYSAIQDIHERLGEDRVEIVYTDSDSSATLGEIHARLKKRKLET
- a CDS encoding fructose 1,6-bisphosphatase, with translation MTNWEKLLTDATSRVQEAVNAVLQGSEKSKVLGVGASGDLTLVADSRAERELIDSLTQAIDVRILSEEIGQLGAKDARYLAVLDPLDGSSNFSRGIPFYCTSVGVIEGNRLREEKYALVRNLVTGDVYYAEAGNGARKNGKRIRASSLGEVSEAVVGVDISRASPAVIEETVPLIASIKRQVHFGANALELCLVAEGILDAFVDIRGKMRVTDFAAAHLIAREAGAVITSAEAKEIDPQIELGSRFGYVAAGNETLHRQLISRLRSHAR